In Oncorhynchus nerka isolate Pitt River linkage group LG26, Oner_Uvic_2.0, whole genome shotgun sequence, one DNA window encodes the following:
- the LOC115122526 gene encoding basic proline-rich protein-like, with the protein MYFLWQVTQGRKRLIMSLREQIVNEGKDKAFLLRRLQCLQRQGAGRPRPQVHFEEERATRPESGQLREEARPPPSFQHPSPPMEAPSVFTRPPWDSSPRLGRAQPPSPRGGASPRGSPGRGRTPASRQACWVEEERPAPPPPDPLWPVRGRGWLQGRPHGGPRLEPLPAREVPVLPGSVPESAPLPHGDQGPAEQR; encoded by the exons ATGTACTTCCTGTGGCAGGTGACTCAGGGTCGTAaacgtctcatcatgtctctACGGGAACAGATCGTCAAC GAGGGGAAGGacaaggcctttctcctcaggaGGTTACAGTGTCTACAGAGACAGGGAGCAGGCAGACCTAGACCACAG GTGCACTTCGAGGAGGAGAGAGCGACCAGGCCAGAGTCAGGGCAGCTTAGAGAAGAAGCacgccctcctccctccttccaacaCCCATCCCCCCCCATGGAGGCCCCCTCCGTGTTCACTCGGCCTCCCTGGGACAGCTCCCCCAGACTAGGTAGAGCCCAGCCCCCCAGCCCTCGTGGTGGAGCCAGCCCCAGAGGCAGCCCTGGTCGCGGCCGGACCCCAGCCAGCAGGCAGGCGTGCTGGGTAGAGGAGGAGCGACCAGCCCCTCCCCCTCCAGATCCACTGTGGCCAGTCAGGGGTAGAGGATGGCTTCAGGGAAGGCCCCACGGGGGGCCCAGATTGGAGCCGCTGCCTGCCCGCGAGGTACCCGTCCTGCCTGGGTCGGTGCCTGAGAGCGCCCCCCTCCCCCACGGAGACCAGGGTCCAGCAGAGCAGAGGTGA